A single region of the Sorghum bicolor cultivar BTx623 chromosome 7, Sorghum_bicolor_NCBIv3, whole genome shotgun sequence genome encodes:
- the LOC8075610 gene encoding uncharacterized protein LOC8075610, which translates to MVMMGQLGRLVDGIKSRLRAGGGNKQRGGATRKPAATTTTTTGYDKVEKTESMRVEIRSRQARKLIAKNLHAADSIGRTRTNKRFFLAF; encoded by the coding sequence ATGGTGATGATGGGTCAGCTTGGGCGTCTGGTGGACGGCATCAAGTCCAGGCTGCGCGCCGGCGGCGGGAACAAGCAGAGGGGCGGCGCGACGAGGAAGCcggcagcgacgacgacgacgacgacggggtatgacaaggtggagaagaCGGAGAGCATGCGTGTGGAGATCCGGAGCCGGCAGGCGCGCAAGCTCATCGCCAAGAACCTCCACGCCGCCGACTCCATCGGCCGGACCCGGACCAACAAGCGCTTCTTCCTCGCCTTCTGA